A window from Candidatus Arthromitus sp. SFB-rat-Yit encodes these proteins:
- a CDS encoding D-2-hydroxyacid dehydrogenase, producing MDKVVVLDAYTINPGEFNWGVFLDYADRVEVHDRTQEDEVFERVKDATYVLTCKVPLRGEVLDRCKKLEYIGSMATGVDHIDIDFCSKNNITVTNVPDYSTNAVSELVFAYIFEYFRKVSLHNRRVHSGEWVKSKDFCFYDRRVSEIAGKTLGIFGYGNIGKKVSEIAVAFGMKVLVHTTTKREDTDNIKFVSKEELFKNSDILSLHCPLTNDTKHIINKETLSIMKDGVIIINTARGKLIDEQALKESLQNGKVGIAFLDVIEVEPMLESNVLLGVQNCVITPHYGWCPLETRERLFNQLRINLQEFSIHGNVINGVSYKS from the coding sequence ATGGATAAAGTCGTTGTTTTAGATGCGTACACTATTAACCCTGGAGAATTTAATTGGGGTGTATTTTTAGATTATGCCGATAGAGTTGAGGTTCACGATAGAACACAAGAAGATGAAGTTTTTGAAAGAGTCAAAGATGCAACTTATGTTCTAACATGTAAAGTACCTTTAAGAGGTGAAGTTCTTGACAGATGTAAAAAACTTGAGTACATTGGATCAATGGCAACAGGAGTTGATCACATAGACATTGATTTTTGCTCAAAAAATAATATAACAGTCACAAATGTTCCAGATTATTCAACTAACGCAGTTTCTGAACTCGTGTTCGCATATATTTTTGAATATTTTAGAAAAGTTTCATTACATAATAGGCGAGTTCACAGCGGTGAATGGGTGAAGTCAAAAGATTTTTGTTTCTACGATAGAAGAGTATCTGAAATCGCAGGTAAAACACTTGGAATTTTTGGATATGGAAATATTGGGAAGAAAGTATCTGAGATTGCCGTAGCATTTGGAATGAAAGTACTAGTTCATACAACCACAAAAAGAGAAGACACAGACAATATAAAATTTGTATCAAAAGAAGAGCTATTCAAAAATAGTGACATATTATCTCTGCATTGTCCATTGACAAATGACACAAAACATATTATAAATAAAGAAACGCTTTCAATTATGAAAGACGGAGTAATTATTATTAACACAGCAAGAGGGAAACTTATAGACGAACAAGCCTTAAAAGAATCACTTCAAAATGGGAAAGTAGGGATTGCTTTTCTAGATGTTATTGAAGTTGAGCCGATGTTAGAGTCAAATGTTTTGTTAGGCGTTCAGAACTGTGTGATTACACCGCATTATGGATGGTGTCCACTTGAAACAAGAGAGAGATTATTTAATCAGTTGAGGATTAATCTACAAGAATTTTCAATACATGGAAATGTAATAAATGGGGTTAGTTATAAATCGTGA